From Theileria annulata chromosome 1, complete sequence, *** SEQUENCING IN PROGRESS ***, one genomic window encodes:
- a CDS encoding Tpr-related protein family member, putative (Tap152h01.q1c.cand.15 - score = 41.42;~SMART 1 transmembrane domain at aa 572-589;~1 probable transmembrane helix predicted for TA02945 by TMHMM2.0 at aa 572-589), whose product MGGWKQYASTHQAGSSETECADNESRDVHGWFWHFFDILINHIATAVPPVIVATLKHKGYGPFVFLGNWGGSHTWWISPPTSDPITKATLDLTNLENSHTLTLRGGGAPVQTVKYTVPSDQTGKIDSIKSQASDVKINLNLKLAQVTLTQTLTQGTNTLKATGSITTTKTVTRGSHDTLEQALATSHNLEFTSTSGLTQTNFGTGDTVIIGPNEAIYNKLELKAGAGSDGKPTNLKLELKPGTKSSGSGGEVTNDQLTLDSINSTLTLTGGIEGSLTYDSVEGTLTARITGVKYNLNDFHYTSETPHPAYCCIGGNLVKWQPGNPGMFAWHLYMVWTCAHILPPDEEAKATNINSSGQSPQGRSTSGTIFSGLTQGKGPEAQILWHIKPPDKIDDSPNAAIVSPALMIVVGMGLVYAIYPGIATGTDDLSGLRQKAQTLYDNAESLYSALDKLTGDDVAVQAARDLVKKLKDAASNSSGDRGLKELLGELSSAEGFSQIFEKAQLVQQKYEDVERKYKEVATDEQAKKQTQQYGHVTKPFNALQSEFNKGYTRDNEGNSKFIKFLVITEPSIIAQWLNFLTYVILLFVCH is encoded by the exons ATGGGTGGTTGGAAACAATACGCATCCACACACCAAGCAGGATCATCAGAAACAGAATGCGCCGACAATGAATCTCGAGATGTTCATGGTTGGTTCTGGCACTTCTTTGATATTCTGatt AATCACATAGCTACAGCTGTTCCACCTGTAATAGTAGCTACCCTCAAACATAAAGGTTATGGTCCATTTGTATTCTTGGGTAATTGGGGTGGAAGTCATACATGGTGGATATCGCCTCCTACATCAGATCCTATTACCAAAGCCACCCTTGACCTCACAAATCTTGAAAATAGTCATACTCTAACACTGAGAGGTGGTGGCGCTCCTGTCCAAACAGTCAAATATACTGTCCCAAGTGATCAAACAGGTAAAATCGATAGTATCAAAAGTCAAGCTAGTGATGTCAAAATCAACCTCAATCTAAAACTCGCCCAAGTTACCCTCACACAAACACTCACACAAGGTACTAATACTCTCAAGGCAACTGGTTCAATAACTACCACCAAGACCGTCACCAGAGGTAGTCATGATACTCTAGAACAAGCTCTCGCAACCTCTCATAATCTAGAATTCACCAGCACCAGTGGTCTCACTCAAACAAATTTTGGTACTGGCGATACTGTAATTATTGGTCCCAATGAAgctatatataataaactaGAACTCAAAGCCGGTGCAGGTTCTGATGGTAAACCTACCAACCTCAAATTAGAACTCAAGCCTGGAACCAAATCCAGTGGGAGTGGCGGTGAAGTTACTAATGACCAACTGACCCTCGACAGCATCAACAGTACTCTCACCCTGACTGGTGGTATCGAAGGATCTCTCACATATGATAGTGTCGAGGGTACTCTAACCGCCAGGATCACTggtgtaaaatataaccTCAATGACTTCCATTATACATCCGAAACTCCACATCCTGCGTATTGCTGTATTGGTGGAAATCTAGTTAAGTGGCAACCTGGTAATCCTGGGATGTTTGCTTGGCACTTAT ATATGGTTTGGACCTGTGCACACATACTACCTCCTGACGAAGAGGCTAAAGCAACAAATATCAACAGCAGCGGCCAAAGCCCTCAAGGTCGTTCAACCTCTGGTACCATATTCAGTGGTCTCACTCAAGGTAAAGGTCCTGAGGCCCAGATACTATGGCATATCAAGCCTCCTGATAAGATTGATGATTCCCCAAACGCAGCCATCGTTTCTCCCGCACTCATGATAGTTGTAGGTATGGGACTAGTCTATGCTATATATCCTGGAATAGCAACTGGTACAGATGATCTTTCTGGACTCCGACAAAAGGCCCAGACACTATATGATAATGCCGAATCACTATACAGTGCACTAGATAAACTAACTGGTGATGATGTTGCTGTTCAAGCTGCTAGAGATCTTGTCAAAAAACTGAAAGATGCCGCCAGTAATTCTAGTGGTGATAGAGGTCTTAAAGAGTTACTCGGAGAACTTAGTAGTGCTGAAGGGTTTTCacaaatatttgaaaaggCCCAATTGGTCCAGCAGAAGTATGAAGATGTTGAACGAAAATACAAAGAAGTGGCAACAGATGAACAAGCAAAAAAGCAGACACAACAATATGGCCATGTTACAAAGCCATTCAATGCACTTCAGAGTGAGTTTAACAAGGGCTACACCCGGGATAACGAAGGTAATTCTAAGTTTATCAAGTTCCTGGTAATTACAGAACCATCCATTATTGCTCAATGGTTAAATTTTCTCACctatgtaatattattgtttgTATGTCACTAG
- a CDS encoding ribosomal protein L1, putative (Tap152h01.q1c.cand.15 - score = 41.42), with protein MLLLVFKNGNKFVKLPKIVSEFRRYKKYISLYKERVKTNDSTKKINNTVKNDKNPVNNLEITEKFSFLQNTSNILPTGIDNIYNIFNILCNTEPTNTSSDTLDNPQANQKNGIIYINIYLNLNINNISIRGNLILPNPNNYRRKIFVMCDRDEEEYALQCGATYTSESYLDKVVNNSSELEDLIIISNNLHLPKLLKYSKILGPKKLLPNKHMGTLCNNIYEGIKRVRSNNFLQYYIETIKQSEFNQMLSSNSHIDSSELNQKNMCKIRVPISIIENGLKELVDNIKFFIEYLKINNLSNRKVQVNTNTLGNFVYPPPRNLSLSPSDETNDSRENIISHMALDLKNYNHLFFLNHHSLNSLI; from the exons atgttattgttagtatttaaaaatggcaataaatttgtaaaattaccTAAAATAGTTAGTGAATTCAGGAGATATAAAAAGTATATATCACTGTACAAAGAAAGAGTTAAAACCAATGATTCCacaaaaaaaataaacaatactgttaaaaatgataagaATCCAGtgaataatttggaaattaCTGAAAAGTTTTCCTTTTTGCAGAATACTAGTAATATTTTACCTACTGGTATTGATAACATTTATAACATTTTCAACATACTGTGTAATACTGAGCCTACTAACACATCCTCAGATACTCTTGATAATCCACAGGCCAATCAAAAAAACggtataatatatataaatatatacttgaatttgaatataaacaatataTCTATAAGGGGAAATTTGATATTACCGAACCCTAACAACTATAGACGTAAGATATTTGTTATGTGTGATAGGGATGAAGAAGAATACGCTTTACAATGCGGGGCAACTTACACAAGTGAGTCATATCTGGACAAGGTAGTCAATAATTCTTCTGAGTTGGAGGATTTAATTATCATTTCTAACAACTTACACCTTCCTAAATTACTCAAATATTCCAAAATTCTTGGTCCCAAAAAATTACTTCCAAATAAACACATGG GTACATtgtgtaataatatttatgagGGAATAAAGAGGGTTAGAAGTAATAATTTCTTACAGTACTACATTGAAACTATTAAACAATCTGAATTTAATCAGATGTTATCAAGCAATTCTCACATCGATTCCTCCGAATTGAATCAAAAGAACATGTGTAAAATAAGAGTTCCAATATCAATAATAGAAAATGGCCTCAAAGAGTTAGTTGATAAcattaaattcttcattGAGTATTTGaagataaataatttaagcAATCGCAAGGTACAAGTCAATACCAACACACTCGGAAACTTTGTTTATCCACCTCCAAGgaatttatctttatctCCCTCTGACGAAACCAATGACTCAAGggaaaatataatatctCACATGGCacttgatttaaaaaattataaccATTTGTTTTTTCTCAATCATCATTCACTTAACTCACTAATATAG
- a CDS encoding Tpr-related protein family member, putative (Tap152h01.q1c.cand.16 - score = 74.60), protein MEQVYNQTQDKPSYHTNGITIYADDIQSKADQLKTSAGTQSTSELATTKDTDLNAGNTPQPQLGTKAGQLKEKAEALHTAAEGIVTAATQNTGSPLKPLEEQAGSLKNVAGNESDGGLYKAAEDLSKKTEQAADGQATAVIDAFEAVENNYEALMKLAKESGLTNNPNVIEVVKAYHSVKNTYYQMLIGYRFRYLIGEGTGKDEKILKKAIDLYNNANNLAQASGLQAKPGGQDPDTELKELLKQLANALATAVGDNTGSPNSLQKALNDLKTASTDALIVEKAQEVIKKYNAVKDAYGKVRKKEKEYTALVTGEYTLVKSAFKDLEDKFDVLQKSYVNVLRLRVQELSTRAHTIYEKASDLKAVSELSEEANALRDAASSGGKGGLQQKAAALAGAINTKDGDTTAPTDEVIQKFDTVTDKYNDLKAKAKYQAALAKIEAGQSSLEPDEQKVQAVDTSYRDLKNLYDSILNVNKATKLRVEAGTSQDTPGTLRYLAKALYEAANELQKKVTGGVDGGGAQGLATAVGKDDKAPSSAGKPGTLREALNELGSATEGDPKLTEKAKNVKDKYGNTWSGVKSKYYAVKALKDTAYAGKTQYQPVVDAWNAFDKLYHEAISTEKF, encoded by the coding sequence ATGGAACAAGTCTATAACCAGACTCAAGATAAGCCATCTTATCATACTAACGGAATCACAATCTATGCCGATGATATACAGTCTAAGGCCGATCAACTTAAAACCAGTGCTGGGACTCAATCTACTAGTGAACTTGCTACCACTAAGGATACTGATCTCAATGCAGGTAATACTCCTCAACCTCAACTCGGTACTAAAGCCGGTCAACTAAAGGAGAAGGCCGAAGCACTTCACACAGCAGCTGAAGGAATAGTGACTGCTGCTACTCAGAATACTGGTAGTCCACTTAAACCACTTGAAGAACAAGCGGGAAGCCTTAAGAATGTAGCCGGCAATGAAAGTGATGGTGGTCTATACAAGGCTGCAGAAGATCTATCTAAAAAGACTGAACAAGCTGCTGATGGACAGGCCACAGCCGTCATAGACGCATTTGAAGCCGTTGAAAACAACTACGAAGCACTAATGAAACTAGCCAAAGAAAGTGGCCTAACCAATAATCCTAATGTCATTGAGGTTGTCAAGGCGTACCACTCTGTTAAGAACACCTATTACCAAATGCTCATCGGTTATAGGTTTAGATACCTAATTGGTGAAGGTACTGGTAAAGATGAAAAGATTCTTAAGAAGGCCATTGACCTATATAATAATGCAAACAACCTAGCCCAAGCCTCTGGACTTCAAGCTAAACCAGGTGGTCAAGATCCTGATACTGAACTTAAAGAACTACTCAAACAACTTGCCAACGCCCTCGCCACAGCTGTAGGAGACAATACCGGCTCCCCAAATTCACTACAAAAGGCCCTCAATGATCTCAAAACTGCTAGTACTGATGCACTAATTGTTGAAAAGGCCCAAGAAGTAATCAAGAAGTACAATGCTGTCAAAGATGCCTACGGTAAGGTTAGGAAAAAAGAAAAGGAATATACTGCTCTTGTTACTGGTGAATATACCCTAGTTAAATCTGCTTTCAAAGATCTTGAAGATAAGTTTGACGTCCTTCAGAAGTCCTATGTAAATGTCCTCAGGCTTAGGGTTCAGGAACTATCCACCAGGGCCCACACAATTTACGAAAAAGCCAGTGACCTAAAGGCCGTTTCTGAACTTAGTGAAGAAGCCAATGCCCTCAGGGATGCAGCCAGTAGTGGTGGTAAAGGTGGCCTCCAACAGAAAGCAGCAGCACTAGCAGGTGCTATCAACACCAAAGATGGTGACACTACTGCACCGACTGATGAAGTCATCCAAAAATTTGATACTGTCACAGATAAGTACAATGATCTTAAGGCTAAAGCCAAATACCAAGCGGCACTAGCCAAAATAGAAGCAGGTCAATCATCACTAGAACCTGATGAACAAAAGGTTCAGGCCGTTGATACCTCCTACAGAGATCTCAAGAACCTATATGACTCCATACTAAACGTTAACAAGGCAACAAAACTTAGAGTCGAAGCTGGTACAAGTCAAGATACACCTGGTACACTAAGATACTTGGCCAAAGCCCTCTATGAAGCGGCCAATGAACTACAGAAGAAAGTTACTGGTGGTGTTGATGGTGGTGGTGCCCAAGGTCTTGCCACTGCTGTCGGTAAAGATGATAAGGCTCCTAGTTCTGCTGGTAAACCCGGTACTCTTCGAGAGGCTCTCAATGAACTCGGTAGTGCTACTGAAGGTGATCCTAAACTAACTGAAAAGGCCAAGAATGTTAAAGATAAATACGGGAATACCTGGAGTGGAGTAAAATCTAAATACTATGCAGTTAAGGCACTTAAAGACACGGCATATGCCGGTAAAACACAATATCAACCAGTTGTAGATGCGTGGAATGCTTTTGATAAACTCTACCATGAAGCCATATCTACTGAAAAGTTCTAG
- a CDS encoding Tpr-related protein family member, putative (Theileria parva Tpr-like protein, distantly related, mixture;~SMART 3 transmembrane domains at aa 36-58, 78-100 and 112-134;~1 probable transmembrane helix predicted for TA02960 by TMHMM2.0 at aa 28-50;~Signal anchor predicted for TA02960 by SignalP 2.0 HMM (Signal peptide probability 0.001, signal anchor probability 0.995) with cleavage site probability 0.001 between residues 45 and 46): MPLLSFYYEGYITTLIFGNRRKWNSDYFIVMIGIVISLAVSLAAAVIWTWTCKSESEEQHPTVSYHKKCISNLQLKSESGTTEYTIDTGFIVDSHATTGPNKCGYKTTDPVNYYGHLVPPALWSFSVWDYFTPYILELLLAQTLHDNASSLETALGQLTADAARNAKRKVTKLKVAANELKGLLTDLNSASGFELVSKGKLVLAKYNEVERLYKEVATDEQAKKRTQQFEQVTTAFEALQTDSTADGQSTNEITNIRNNDIKGDTGKGDQLDAKAGQLKSAADSLSTKAGQLEEAAKQGGPLKPLEEPAGSLRDAAKKDPTSGDTESLHYHAGQLATQPSGLEGLATAVITKFDDVTTKYNALMEKAKRINQETNQKVTDVETKFEELKAIYDGILNLTKLKTKAKALKSTAEGQTTTELNTLGQKPTELATKAQTLSDEAKLISDSELSPQAQKLKDAAKKDGLDDTDSLHKKATELSSNTTYEKAKDVIEAFDTVKHNFDQLIKVAIENNKLHDPLVQNVKSKFEDLTTYYDTMMPFTKIRYYSDKISTEATTLRNSGSGTTEAYKIVKYFDSMEHACNKLGGDDRQKVEKQFEALKDLYDNILNVTKMKHYSDQVYIKAPQIATGNATPSEVKTLIDKLENVYNALGTSNLGAQNNVKDAWEALKNVIDGAMKWWKFWWIIAPSIICQWSKAIYSYSTDEKLRAAAGTSESEPSDGLRALAKALHDKANALNTAVTATDNAEAARVLQHKVGKDDTTDGKLRKLAKTLYEKAKELASAAPGTHDNALKQKAGENENDGLRNLAKELYEAAKALQEAVGEGGTGYTEANELATAVGQDESNGIRHALKNVSSDQNQAKAVKDAYEDTSGDGVKPKFEKVKKLGSSYKAISSIRSQYEAVTSPGDPKTKAQELKDAVGQEETSPGTLREALASLGTHNAGQPGDLPTLANAVKDKYKEVKGAYDEVVKQKESYTQGQGKPEYTQVVNDGRLSIMPKYDIKGTSEKGKYLEEKAKELESKANTLKNTAESKFSDAGNVGAAAGDLASKAEALNRAATALPGGEELTELQVPATALAKAAKGPDTGTDKTSLYTKASELSGDQTNHDKAKAVIEAFGKVKAAYETLAGQDKYKQYKDQPSPPQSPEQRKVQNVDDAWGKVNTQFEALCKAVIKQFANEVESKATTLQDKYDKFKDVKSTIEIKTGTSNSTSTKTIKVTNLPHINDTFKPRQIKFWWIITPSIVTKWLKFLTHKLALDTVTDDKLRVAAGANKTQGLRGKAQTLYERANDLYSAVIDVSKDDAAKVLKAKAGGKDDEGKLRKLAEKLHGAANKLAQAVGAKDDDAPQNLANEIGENETTKDKLRDKLRELAEADTSQLEELKRKATAVKQQYDAANLKFAEVEKQNKEDKYKDGDRPEKYQAVEKAWDAFNSVYKPEELLKDAVGDGAGESRGLQLKLNQLGTAGTGDIKSLAKAVKEKYSKFDGSGVKQKFQFVQAQASAYEAESGNIKSEKYTPLVTAWINFNVYKKFINKCYECVK, encoded by the exons ATGCCATTGCTGTCATTTTATTATGAAGGTTACATCACTACACTAATATTTGGTAATAGAAGGAAATGGAATTCTGACTACTTCATTGTCATGATTGGCATAGTCATCTCATTAGCAGTATCCCTTGCAGCAGCTGTGATATGGACCTGGACATGCAAATCTGAGTCTGAGGAGCAGCACCCAACTGTCTCATATCATAAAAAATGTATCAGCAATCTACAGCTCAAATCCGAGTCAGGTACTACTGAGTATACTATAGATACTGGATTTATAGTTGATAGCCATGCCACAACTGGTCCCAATAAGTGTGGTTATAAGACCACTGATCCTGTGAACTATTATGGTCATCTGGTACCGCCTGCTCTGTGGTCCTTTTCCGTATGGGACTACTTTACTCCATATATCCTGGAATTGCTCCTG GCCCAGACACTACATGATAATGCCAGCTCACTAGAAACTGCACTAGGTCAACTAACTGCTGATGCTGCTAGAAATGCTAAACGAAAGGTCACTAAACTGAAAGTAGCCGCCAATGAACTTAAAGGCTTACTCACAGATCTTAATAGTGCTAGTGGTTTTGAACTGGTTTCTAAGGGAAAATTGGTCCTTGCAAAGTACAATGAGGTAGAACGTTTGTACAAAGAAGTGGCAACAGATGAACAAGCAAAAAAGCGGACACAACAATTTGAACAAGTTACAACTGCATTCGAAGCACTTCAAACTGA CTCAACTGCTGATGGTCAATCTACCAATGAAATTACCAACATTAGGAACAATGATATCAAAGGCGATACTGGAAAAGGTGATCAACTCGATGCTAAAGCCGGACAACTAAAGAGTGCGGCTGACTCACTTTCCACAAAAGCAGGTCAACTAGAAGAGGCTGCTAAGCAGGGTGGTCCACTTAAACCACTTGAAGAACCAGCCGGATCTCTCAGAGATGCAGCCAAGAAAGATCCTACTAGTGGTGATACTGAAAGTCTACATTATCATGCAGGACAACTAGCCACTCAGCCTAGTGGTCTTGAAGGTTTGGCCACCGCTGTCATAACTAAGTTTGACGATGTCACTACTAAATACAATGCACTAATGGAAAAAGCTAAAAGAATTAATCAGGAAACTAATCAAAAGGTCACCGATGTTGAAACCAAATTTGAAGAACTGAAGGCTATCTATGATGGGATCCTAAACCTTACCAAACTCAAGACTAAGGCCAAAGCACTCAAATCAACTGCTGAGGGTCAGACTACCACTGAACTTAATACACTTGGCCAGAAACCTACAGAACTAGCCACCAAGGCCCAAACACTTTCGGATGAAGCCAAATTAATAAGTGATTCTGAACTTAGTCCTCAAGCCCAAAAACTTAAGGATGCAGCCAAGAAAGATGGTCTTGATGATACTGATAGTCTACATAAAAAGGCAACCGAGCTATCCAGTAATACTACTTATGAAAAGGCCAAAGATGTCATAGAGGCATTCGACACTGTCAAGCATAACTTTGATCAACTGATCAAGGTAGCCATTGAAAATAACAAACTCCATGATCCACTCGTCCAGAATGTCAAATCCAAATTTGAAGATCTCACTACCTACTACGATACAATGATGCCTTTCACTAAGATCAGGTATTATTCCGATAAGATATCAACCGAAGCCACCACTCTACGCAACTCTGGTTCTGGTACTACTGAGGCCTACAAGATAGTTAAATACTTTGACTCTATGGAACATGCTTGCAACAAACTAGGTGGGGATGATAGGCAAAAGGTTGAGAAACAGTTCGAGGCTCTCAAGGATCTGTATGACAATATACTAAACGTTACCAAAATGAAACATTACTCAGATCAAGTGTACATTAAGGCTCCACAGATAGCTACTGGTAATGCTACTCCTTCTGAAGTGAAAACCCTCATCGATAAGTTAGAGAATGTATACAATGCCCTAGGTACAAGTAATCTGGGTGCTCAAAATAATGTCAAAGATGCCTGGGAGGCTCTCAAAAATGTCATCGATGGTGCCATGAAGTGGTGGAAATTCTGGTGGATCATTGCTCCTTCAATTATCTGTCAGTG GTCAAAAGCTATTTACAGTTATAGTACTGATGAGAAACTTAGAGCAGCAGCTGGTACAAGTGAATCCGAACCTTCTGATGGACTTCGAGCACTTGCTAAAGCACTACACGATAAAGCCAATGCCCTTAACACTGCAGTTACTGCTACTGATAATGCTGAAGCCGCCAGAGTACTACAACATAAGGTTGGTAAAGATGATACAACTGATGGTAAACTAAGGAAACTCGCCAAGACACTTTATGAAAAAGCAAAAGAACTAGCCAGTGCAGCTCCTGGTACACATGACAATGCGCTTAAACAAAAAGCTGgtgaaaatgaaaatgatggACTCAGAAATCTGGCCAAAGAACTCTACGAGGCAGCCAAAGCACTTCAAGAAGCAGTTGGTGAAGGTGGTACTGGTTATACAGAAGCAAATGAACTTGCCACCGCTGTCGGTCAAGATGAATCCAACGGTATTAGACACGCCCTCAAAAATGTTTCTAGTGATCAAAATCAGGCCAAAGCTGTTAAAGATGCATACGAAGATACCAGTGGTGATGGTGTCAAACCTAAATTCGAAAAGGTTAAGAAACTGGGTTCTTCCTATAAGGCTATTTCTTCTATTAGATCTCAATACGAAGCAGTTACTAGTCCTGGTGACCCTAAAACTAAAGCCCAAGAACTTAAAGATGCTGTCGGTCAAGAAGAAACCTCTCCTGGTACACTTCGAGAGGCACTCGCATCACTTGGTACTCACAATGCTGGTCAACCTGGTGATCTACCTACTCTGGCCAATGCTGTTAAAGATAAATACAAAGAAGTCAAAGGTGCCTATGACGAAGTTGTGAAACAAAAAGAAAGTTATACTCAAGGTCAGGGTAAACCAGAATATACACAAGTTGTGAATGATGGAAGACTTTCAATCATGCCT AAATATGATATCAAAGGCACTAGTGAAAAAGGTAAATATCTGGAGGAGAAGGCCAAAGAACTCGAGTCTAAGGCCAACACACTTAAAAACACTGCTGAAAGTAAGTTTAGTGATGCCGGTAATGTCGGAGCTGCAGCCGGAGACCTAGCCAGTAAGGCCGAAGCGCTGAACAGAGCAGCCACTGCATTACCTGGTGGTGAAGAACTTACTGAACTTCAAGTTCCAGCCACAGCTCTAGCTAAGGCAGCCAAAGGTCCTGATACTGGTACTGATAAAACTAGTCTATATACTAAGGCATCCGAACTATCCGGTGATCAAACTAATCACGATAAGGCCAAAGCAGTCATAGAAGCATTCGGCAAGGTCAAAGCCGCATACGAAACACTGGCAGGCCAGGATAAATACAAACAATATAAAGATCAACCATCACCACCACAATCTCCTGAACAACGAAAGGTCCAGAACGTTGATGATGCTTGGGGGAAGGTCAACACCCAATTCGAAGCACTTTGTAAGGCAGTCATCAAACAGTTTGCAAATGAAGTGGAATCAAAGGCAACTACACTCCAAG ACAAATATGACAAATTCAAAGACGTCAAATCCACCATCGAAATCAAAACCGGCACCAGCAACAGCACCAGCACCAAAACCATCAAAGTCACTAATCTACCTCATATCAATGACACTTTTAAACCCAGACAAATCAAATTCTGGTGGATCATTACTCCTTCCATAGTTACTAAGTGGTTAAAATTCCTCACCcat AAACTAGCTCTTGATACTGTTACTGATGACAAACTTAGAGTCGCAGCTGGTGCAAATAAAACCCAAGGACTCCGAGGAAAGGCCCAAACACTATATGAGAGAGCCAATGACCTATACAGTGCAGTTATTGATGTTAGTAAGGATGATGCTGCCAAAGTACTCAAGGCTAAGGCTGGTGGAAAAGATGATGAGGGTAAACTTAGGAAGCTCGCAGAAAAACTACATGGTGCAGCCAACAAACTAGCCCAGGCAGTTGGTGCTAAAGATGACGATGCTCCCCAAAATCTTGCTAATGAAATCGGTGAAAATGAAACCACTAAAGATAAACTTCGAGACAAACTAAGAGAACTTGCTGAAGCTGATACTAGTCAACTTGAAGAACTAAAACGTAAGGCCACTGCTGTTAAACAACAATACGATGCAGCCAATCTTAAATTCGCTGAAGTTGAGaaacaaaataaagaagataaatataaagatgGTGACCGACCGGAGAAGTATCAAGCAGTTGAGAAGGCATGGGATGCTTTCAATTCTGTGTATAAGCCTGAAGAACTACTTAAAGATGCTGTGGGTGATGGTGCTGGTGAATCCAGGGGACTCCAACTGAAACTCAATCAACTTGGTACTGCTGGTACTGGTGATATAAAAAGTCTGGCCAAAGCTGTTAAAGAGAAATACAGCAAATTCGATGGTAGTGGTGTGAAACAGAAATTCCAATTTGTTCAGGCTCAAGCTTCTGCCTACGAAGCTGAGAGtggtaatattaaatcCGAGAAATACACTCCACTTGTCACTGCTtggattaattttaatgtctataaaaagtttataaataaatgttacGAATGTGTAAAGTAA
- a CDS encoding 40S ribosomal S25 protein, putative (Tap152h01.q1c.C.cand.25 - score = 83.65;~SMART pfam:Ribosomal_S25 (PF03297) at aa 1-104, E()=1.10e-40) → MAIKEKKSKEAVARAAMAGGRSKRKKWVKVRAKDKLNNSVLFDKTAYDKLMNEIPKSKLITVSVVSERLKVNGSLARQALRELESLNLIKPICEPHHAQLLYTKV, encoded by the exons ATGGCTATTAAGGAGAAGAAATCAAAGGAAGCTGTTGCCAGGGCCGCTATGGCCGGTGGTCGTTCCAAGCGCAAG aaatgGGTAAAAGTACGTGCAAAAgataaattgaataattcTGTTTTATTTGACAAGACAGCTTATGATAAGCTAATGAACGAGATTCCCAAGAGCAAGCTGATTACAGTTTCAGTGGTATCAGAACGTCTTAAGGTTAACGGTAGTCTCGCAAGACAAGCATTACGTGAGTTGGAGTCCCTTAACCTGATCAAACCAATCTGTGAGCCACATCACGCACAACTATTATACACCAAAGTTTAA